From a region of the Erythrobacter neustonensis genome:
- a CDS encoding AIPR family protein has protein sequence MDSVTQALVLDFAESNGLKGMSDDKKFEHFAAYSVISSRYSEEFDTIDLVAGDGQDLNVDAFAVKVNGRIANDADYIDDVLQLNGYLDVEFIIVQAKSSSSFDGSAIIALGDNLVNEVFADEQNLPFNDDIKKLIEIKQRVYKNASRLKDNPSCRVYYVCTGNWLEDTYLVEAIKRKKQELFDTNLFSHVEFEPIGAKQLQALYRATKTSISRQIEFEKLVTLHKITGVSASYLGVLPVKEFLKLLVDDGGDIIKSVFVDNVRDFQGDNPVNADIAKTITDRLFDQFVLRNNGITIVARNIKVTSSQYILEDYQIVNGCQTSHVIFGNRDIIDGDLYIPIKLIHTNSEDVAQSIIKSTNKQTNVEENDLLALTQFQRDLEDFYSGVQGEAKLFYERRAKQFASTVGIEKGRIVTIGNQLKFFASMFLNFPHQASRYQGTLLKSVKDRVFQADHRPEPYFVAALAAYRFEIALRKLSIEDRNIRPFKYFLLYAFRVRYEENEFPGAKNKKIASYSGRLLEKIDDGIKSKSVFDECVAIVREALQNLNLPIERDSAKSRPLVDEVRKVAELRRPDPMAK, from the coding sequence ATGGATTCGGTAACACAAGCACTCGTTTTGGACTTTGCAGAAAGCAACGGTCTGAAAGGCATGTCGGATGACAAAAAATTCGAACACTTTGCAGCGTATAGTGTCATCTCTTCGAGATACTCGGAGGAGTTCGACACTATCGATCTAGTAGCTGGCGATGGCCAAGATTTAAACGTCGATGCGTTCGCAGTGAAAGTAAACGGACGTATAGCCAATGATGCGGATTACATTGATGACGTTTTGCAGTTAAATGGCTACCTAGATGTAGAATTTATTATCGTTCAAGCAAAGTCATCATCCAGTTTTGATGGTTCCGCAATTATCGCTCTCGGTGATAACTTGGTTAATGAGGTATTTGCTGATGAACAGAACCTCCCATTCAATGATGATATTAAAAAGTTAATTGAAATCAAGCAGCGAGTTTATAAAAACGCCTCTCGGCTGAAAGATAATCCCTCATGCAGAGTGTATTATGTCTGCACCGGCAATTGGCTTGAAGACACATATCTTGTTGAGGCAATTAAAAGAAAAAAGCAGGAGCTCTTTGATACAAACTTGTTTTCTCATGTCGAATTCGAGCCCATCGGCGCCAAGCAGCTTCAGGCGCTCTACCGGGCGACTAAGACCAGCATCTCTCGTCAAATAGAATTTGAGAAGTTGGTCACTCTTCATAAAATAACGGGTGTTAGTGCATCATATCTTGGAGTGTTACCGGTCAAAGAATTTTTGAAATTACTCGTTGATGATGGCGGAGACATCATTAAGTCCGTTTTCGTCGACAACGTTAGAGACTTTCAAGGCGACAATCCCGTCAATGCTGACATAGCAAAGACGATAACTGACCGGCTTTTTGACCAATTCGTTTTGCGTAATAATGGAATTACTATCGTTGCCCGAAATATTAAAGTAACATCAAGTCAATATATTTTAGAAGACTACCAGATCGTCAATGGATGTCAAACAAGCCACGTAATATTTGGAAACAGGGATATCATAGATGGCGATCTATATATTCCTATTAAGCTAATCCATACTAATAGTGAAGACGTTGCACAGAGCATCATAAAATCTACAAATAAGCAGACAAATGTAGAGGAAAACGATCTTCTTGCCTTAACCCAATTTCAAAGAGATTTGGAAGATTTTTACTCTGGAGTGCAGGGGGAGGCAAAGCTTTTTTACGAGAGGCGTGCAAAGCAGTTCGCTTCAACTGTAGGCATAGAGAAAGGTCGGATTGTCACTATCGGAAATCAATTAAAGTTTTTTGCGTCGATGTTTCTTAATTTCCCTCATCAGGCAAGTCGCTATCAGGGGACGCTGCTGAAGTCGGTTAAAGACAGAGTTTTTCAAGCAGATCACCGACCTGAGCCATACTTTGTCGCTGCGCTTGCAGCTTACCGATTTGAGATAGCGTTACGCAAGTTGAGCATAGAAGATCGTAACATTAGGCCGTTTAAATATTTCCTGCTTTATGCTTTTCGTGTTCGTTATGAAGAAAATGAATTTCCGGGAGCAAAAAATAAGAAAATCGCATCATATTCAGGTAGACTTCTCGAAAAGATTGACGATGGCATTAAGTCAAAATCAGTTTTCGATGAGTGCGTGGCGATTGTGCGAGAGGCTCTTCAAAACCTTAATTTGCCTATCGAGAGAGATAGCGCGAAATCACGCCCCCTCGTTGACGAGGTGAGGAAAGTTGCCGAATTACGTCGGCCTGATCCTATGGCAAAATGA
- the lepA gene encoding translation elongation factor 4 — protein MTDLSKIRNFSIIAHIDHGKSTLADRLIQFTGGLTAREMSEQVLDNMDIEKERGITIKAQTVRLEYTAKDGETYQLNLMDTPGHVDFAYEVSRSLAACEGALLVVDAAQGVEAQTLANVYQSIEHDHEIVPVINKIDLPAAEPEKVKAEIEDIIGLDASNAVLASAKSGIGIEEVLEAVVERIPPPKGRIDAPLTASLVDSWYDPYLGVVILVRVIDGKLTKGLNIKFMQGGTQHLVDRVGCFTPKRTDLAELGPGEIGFITAQIKEVEQARVGDTITTVKGGSEVALPGYKEVQPVVFCGMFPVDAADFEKLRESIAKLRLNDASFSFEMESSAALGFGFRCGFLGLLHLEIIQERLSREYDLDLITTAPSVVYRIHLGHSRYEDAKVIDIHNPADWPDENRIDAIEEPWIKAVIYTPDEYLGAILKLCQDRRGIQTELTYVGGRAQVSYELPLNEVVFDFYDRLKSISRGYASFDYEQIGTREGDLVKMNILVNNEPVDALSLIVHRANAEERGRGMCERLKDLIPRHLFKIPIQAAIGGKVIARETIAALRKDVTAKCYGGDISRKKKLLDKQKKGKARMREYGNVSIPQEAFIAALRMGEE, from the coding sequence ATGACTGACCTCTCCAAAATCCGCAATTTCTCCATCATCGCCCATATCGACCATGGCAAGTCGACGCTGGCGGACCGGTTGATCCAGTTCACCGGCGGCCTCACCGCGCGCGAGATGTCCGAGCAAGTCCTTGATAACATGGACATCGAGAAAGAACGCGGGATCACCATCAAGGCGCAGACCGTGCGCCTCGAATACACCGCCAAGGATGGCGAGACCTATCAGCTCAACCTGATGGACACGCCCGGCCACGTCGACTTCGCCTATGAAGTCTCCCGCAGCCTCGCCGCGTGCGAGGGCGCGCTGCTGGTGGTTGACGCGGCGCAGGGCGTCGAAGCGCAGACGCTCGCCAACGTTTACCAGTCGATCGAGCACGATCACGAAATCGTCCCCGTCATCAACAAGATCGACCTGCCCGCCGCCGAACCCGAGAAGGTCAAGGCCGAGATCGAGGACATCATCGGACTCGACGCGTCGAACGCCGTGCTCGCATCGGCCAAGTCGGGCATCGGCATCGAGGAAGTGCTCGAAGCCGTGGTCGAACGCATCCCGCCGCCCAAGGGCCGGATCGATGCCCCCCTGACCGCCAGCCTCGTCGACTCCTGGTACGACCCCTATCTCGGCGTCGTCATCCTCGTGCGCGTGATCGACGGGAAACTGACCAAGGGGCTCAACATCAAGTTCATGCAGGGCGGCACGCAGCACCTTGTCGACCGCGTCGGCTGCTTCACGCCCAAGCGCACCGACCTTGCCGAACTCGGCCCGGGCGAGATCGGCTTCATCACCGCGCAGATCAAGGAAGTCGAACAGGCCCGCGTCGGCGACACGATCACCACGGTCAAGGGCGGCTCAGAAGTCGCGCTGCCGGGCTACAAGGAAGTCCAGCCGGTGGTGTTCTGCGGGATGTTCCCGGTCGACGCTGCCGATTTCGAGAAGCTGCGCGAAAGCATCGCCAAGCTGCGGCTGAACGACGCCAGCTTCAGCTTCGAAATGGAATCAAGCGCGGCGCTGGGCTTCGGCTTCCGCTGCGGGTTCCTCGGCCTCCTGCACCTCGAAATCATCCAGGAACGCCTCTCCAGAGAATACGATCTCGACCTCATCACCACCGCGCCATCGGTGGTCTACCGCATCCACCTTGGCCATTCGCGCTATGAAGATGCCAAGGTGATCGACATCCACAACCCCGCCGACTGGCCCGATGAAAACCGCATCGACGCGATCGAGGAACCGTGGATCAAGGCGGTGATCTACACCCCCGACGAATATCTCGGCGCGATCCTGAAACTGTGCCAGGACCGCCGCGGCATCCAGACCGAACTGACTTATGTCGGCGGGCGTGCGCAGGTGTCCTACGAATTGCCGCTCAACGAAGTCGTGTTCGATTTCTACGACCGGCTGAAGTCGATTTCGCGCGGCTATGCCAGCTTCGATTACGAACAGATCGGCACGCGCGAGGGCGACCTCGTCAAGATGAACATCCTCGTCAACAACGAGCCCGTGGATGCTCTGTCGCTGATCGTCCACCGCGCCAACGCCGAAGAACGCGGCCGGGGCATGTGCGAGCGCCTGAAAGACCTGATCCCCCGCCACCTGTTCAAGATCCCGATCCAGGCCGCGATCGGCGGCAAGGTGATCGCCCGCGAAACCATCGCCGCGCTGCGCAAGGACGTGACCGCCAAGTGCTATGGCGGCGACATTTCCCGGAAGAAGAAGCTGCTCGACAAGCAGAAGAAGGGGAAGGCCAGAATGAGAGAATACGGCAACGTCAGTATTCCTCAGGAAGCTTTCATCGCAGCGCTTCGCATGGGTGAAGAGTAA
- a CDS encoding EAL domain-containing protein codes for MSLKGLLSSRHGGASPARAQPRPASAGAAPGMSDGERLAMLDELEQSGLGWFWASDAHGHLTYLSPTIAARLDLALGDLIGKPLTTIFAAADREERGKSLALMLGAHRAFSGMSLRASQRPEGAVLRLAGQPVKDAQGNFIGFRGTGADITEEFYREAETARLARFDSLTGLSNRHRMAQHIDATLTAFRQAKRNCALMMLDLDRFKHVNDTLGHAAGDELLKQVAARLGRAIDRECEIGRLGGDEFQVLLPDIDDRGVLGDIAMKIITMLRQPYSLDEGRCVIGASVGIAIAPHDGVSREDLVRAADLALYAAKNGGRGQFRFFSGELENETIFRRRLEQDLGTALRDDQLFLRFEPIVEAGAGTVASLEAHVCWNHADRGIIDEEEFVQIIEGSAMQADVGRWAIAEACARAAQWPGTVRVAVNVPVALFLADDFVALVAGALEEAGLAPTRLELEISEAVFFGDTSVVDRTLAALFKLGVRLTLDEFGSGYSSLAYLRRAPFDAIKIDPKLVAEAERHDSREMGLVRAIAALAGALQMDTMAGGIESAALLAALTTSGVRYLEGPIFCEPVDAEIALAEMAGGTWKIDPNAERTVRARRRTVFRKIQVIHDDYAYEVTLRNLSRTGALIEGLANVPKGTQFVVDLGGGQLAVATVTRTNGDVQGLEFEQSLVEDGAGGLCTRNRVSPYALAAAGTPVAPLAPGKFAGFANIGAIPKFGYAASPGAEIG; via the coding sequence ATGTCCCTGAAGGGTCTGTTGTCTTCTCGTCACGGCGGCGCATCGCCCGCGCGTGCGCAGCCCCGTCCGGCGTCGGCCGGCGCAGCGCCGGGCATGTCCGATGGCGAGCGGTTGGCGATGCTGGACGAGCTGGAACAATCCGGCCTCGGCTGGTTCTGGGCGAGCGATGCACACGGCCACCTCACCTATTTGTCGCCGACGATCGCCGCGCGGCTCGATCTTGCGCTTGGCGATCTGATCGGCAAACCGCTCACCACGATCTTCGCCGCGGCCGACCGCGAAGAACGCGGCAAGTCGCTCGCGTTGATGCTCGGCGCGCACCGGGCGTTTTCGGGGATGTCGCTGCGCGCCAGCCAGCGGCCCGAAGGCGCAGTGCTGCGGCTGGCAGGCCAGCCGGTCAAGGACGCGCAAGGCAACTTCATCGGCTTTCGCGGCACCGGCGCAGACATCACCGAGGAATTCTACCGCGAGGCGGAAACCGCGCGGCTGGCGCGCTTCGATTCGCTTACCGGGCTCAGCAACCGCCACCGCATGGCGCAGCATATCGACGCCACGCTGACCGCGTTCCGGCAGGCCAAGCGCAATTGCGCGCTGATGATGCTCGACCTCGATCGCTTCAAGCATGTCAACGATACGCTGGGGCATGCGGCGGGGGACGAACTGCTCAAGCAGGTCGCGGCCCGCCTTGGCCGCGCGATCGACCGCGAATGCGAGATCGGCCGGCTGGGCGGCGACGAATTCCAGGTGCTGCTGCCCGATATCGACGACCGCGGCGTCCTGGGGGACATCGCGATGAAGATCATCACGATGCTGCGCCAGCCCTATAGTCTTGACGAAGGCCGCTGCGTGATCGGTGCCTCGGTCGGGATCGCAATCGCGCCGCACGACGGGGTGAGCCGCGAGGATCTGGTGCGCGCGGCGGACCTTGCGCTCTACGCAGCCAAGAACGGCGGGCGCGGGCAGTTCCGGTTCTTCTCGGGCGAACTGGAAAACGAGACGATCTTTCGCCGCCGGCTCGAACAGGATCTGGGCACGGCGCTGCGCGATGATCAGCTGTTTCTGCGGTTCGAACCGATCGTCGAAGCGGGCGCCGGCACGGTCGCGTCGCTCGAAGCGCATGTCTGCTGGAACCACGCAGACCGCGGGATCATCGACGAAGAGGAATTCGTGCAGATCATCGAAGGCTCGGCGATGCAGGCCGATGTCGGGCGATGGGCCATCGCCGAAGCCTGTGCGCGCGCGGCGCAATGGCCGGGGACCGTCAGGGTTGCGGTGAATGTTCCGGTGGCGCTGTTCCTCGCCGATGACTTTGTCGCGCTGGTCGCCGGCGCGCTCGAAGAGGCAGGTCTTGCACCGACGCGGTTGGAACTCGAAATCAGCGAAGCGGTGTTCTTCGGCGATACCAGCGTGGTCGACCGCACGCTTGCGGCCCTGTTCAAGCTCGGCGTGCGGCTCACGCTCGACGAATTCGGGTCGGGCTATTCCTCGCTCGCCTACCTGCGGCGCGCGCCGTTCGATGCGATCAAGATCGATCCCAAACTGGTCGCCGAGGCCGAGCGTCACGACAGCCGCGAGATGGGCCTTGTGCGGGCGATTGCCGCGCTTGCCGGCGCGTTGCAGATGGACACGATGGCCGGCGGGATCGAAAGCGCAGCGCTGCTCGCGGCGCTGACGACGAGCGGTGTGCGCTATCTCGAAGGCCCGATCTTCTGCGAGCCGGTCGATGCCGAGATCGCGCTGGCCGAAATGGCGGGCGGCACATGGAAGATCGATCCCAATGCCGAACGCACGGTGCGCGCACGGCGCCGCACGGTGTTCCGCAAGATCCAGGTCATCCACGACGACTATGCCTATGAAGTCACCTTGCGCAACCTGTCGCGCACCGGCGCGCTGATCGAAGGCCTTGCCAATGTGCCCAAAGGCACGCAGTTCGTGGTCGACCTCGGCGGCGGCCAACTCGCCGTGGCAACGGTGACGCGCACCAACGGCGATGTGCAGGGGCTGGAATTCGAGCAATCGCTGGTCGAGGATGGCGCGGGCGGCTTATGCACCCGCAACCGCGTCTCGCCCTATGCGCTCGCCGCGGCGGGGACGCCGGTTGCGCCCTTGGCCCCGGGGAAGTTTGCCGGCTTCGCCAATATCGGCGCGATCCCCAAGTTCGGTTATGCCGCATCGCCCGGCGCGGAGATCGGGTGA
- a CDS encoding EAL domain-containing protein: MAGEPIRKLATPDPRARDGSRGERSLARTDPAQGPHGTDGRARDTRRGPHRLRTDAGSAAQEVADRSAGEQDFYLPREAGGMTLFLVAAFVLAALVFQGLPSPVTLGLALASAALFACGSLFAVTERRPETGAAARLAIVFFGIILPMACAGLALALWVAEGLPWQWAIATLVCINAAAAALFDMRIVSLFIGKIAGWAGFAILAPSGVTYAAIIAAALTLLLIARLEWKAAQRRRLAREARERVAARAEDILRSFEETGQGWFWETDRRGLITYISPKAAAVLGRRAEDVVGGPLAQIVDPSQSAADAERTLAFHLSARSAFHDVEVRAATTGEERWWALAGRPVYDGYKNFCGFRGHGTDLTEKRRSEQQVSRLAHYDSLTGLANRVQMSKALEQILAAPSARERSCAVLMLDLDRFKQVNDTLGHPAGDALLKQVAQRLERAIGQQGRCGRLGGDEFQVIVPGHQDRSTLAQLAQEIIAALSQPYAVQGTNVVIGASVGIALAPEHGASSEELIRNVDLALYAAKDAGRGVSRFYAADLHAAVEERAELEQDLREAIAKGEFQLFYQPVVFAANEKIVGFEALMRWHHPKRGWISPSKFVPIAEDTGLIDRIGQWVLRTACEDLARWPRSVRCAVNVSALQFANPDLPNIVANALAHSGVAPSRLELEITESVFLNDNAGTDAMFKALKRVGVRLALDDFGTGYSSLGYLKKAPFDKIKIDRSFVQGATEEGSRNGAIIASITSLAEALHMDTTAEGVETLDELELVRLLGCSHVQGHIYFKPMSAAEAALLVAGDLVAEAEGPQSVRAKRQNLLRRVVVVHNGNRLNATVRNVSESGAMVEGLWNVPAGSVLRVEFGADTSITAQVRWSRENRVGIEFHQPLQRRADGGFPVFKPATQAAPIG, translated from the coding sequence ATGGCTGGGGAACCGATCCGGAAGCTTGCGACGCCCGATCCGCGCGCCCGCGATGGGTCGCGCGGTGAGCGGTCGCTTGCCCGGACCGATCCCGCACAAGGACCCCACGGCACCGATGGCCGCGCCCGCGATACACGCCGCGGGCCGCATCGCCTTCGCACCGATGCCGGTAGCGCCGCGCAGGAGGTTGCCGACAGATCAGCCGGAGAGCAGGATTTCTATCTCCCGCGCGAGGCGGGCGGCATGACGCTGTTTCTGGTGGCCGCCTTCGTGCTGGCAGCGCTGGTGTTTCAGGGATTGCCTTCGCCGGTAACGCTGGGCCTTGCGCTGGCATCAGCCGCGCTGTTCGCCTGCGGCTCGCTGTTTGCCGTGACCGAGCGCCGCCCCGAGACGGGGGCTGCGGCAAGGTTGGCGATCGTGTTTTTCGGCATCATCCTGCCGATGGCCTGCGCGGGCCTCGCGCTGGCGTTATGGGTCGCAGAAGGGTTGCCCTGGCAATGGGCGATCGCCACCCTGGTTTGCATTAATGCTGCCGCAGCCGCGCTGTTCGACATGCGGATCGTCTCGCTGTTCATCGGCAAGATCGCCGGTTGGGCAGGGTTTGCAATACTGGCGCCAAGCGGTGTCACCTATGCCGCCATTATTGCCGCGGCGCTGACGCTGTTGCTGATCGCGCGGCTCGAATGGAAGGCCGCGCAGCGCCGCCGCCTCGCCCGCGAAGCGCGCGAACGTGTCGCCGCGCGCGCCGAGGATATCCTGCGCAGCTTCGAGGAGACGGGGCAGGGCTGGTTCTGGGAAACCGACCGGCGCGGGCTGATCACCTATATCTCGCCCAAGGCTGCCGCCGTGCTGGGGCGCCGCGCCGAAGATGTCGTGGGTGGCCCGCTCGCACAGATCGTCGACCCTTCCCAGAGCGCGGCTGACGCGGAACGCACGCTTGCTTTCCACCTGTCGGCACGCTCGGCCTTCCACGATGTCGAGGTGCGCGCGGCGACCACGGGAGAGGAACGCTGGTGGGCGCTCGCGGGCCGTCCGGTCTATGATGGCTACAAGAATTTCTGCGGCTTTCGCGGGCACGGCACCGATCTCACCGAAAAGCGCCGCAGCGAGCAGCAGGTATCGCGCCTTGCGCATTACGATTCGCTCACCGGGCTCGCCAACCGCGTCCAGATGAGCAAGGCGCTCGAACAGATCCTCGCAGCGCCCAGCGCGCGCGAACGATCCTGCGCGGTGCTGATGCTCGATCTCGACCGGTTCAAGCAGGTCAACGATACGCTGGGGCACCCGGCTGGCGATGCGCTATTGAAACAGGTGGCGCAGCGTCTGGAGCGCGCGATCGGCCAGCAGGGGCGCTGCGGGCGTTTGGGCGGCGATGAATTCCAGGTGATCGTGCCCGGTCATCAGGATCGCAGCACGCTGGCCCAACTGGCGCAGGAAATCATCGCTGCACTTTCGCAGCCCTACGCGGTTCAGGGCACGAACGTGGTGATCGGCGCATCGGTGGGAATTGCACTGGCGCCGGAGCACGGGGCGAGCAGCGAGGAGCTGATCCGCAATGTTGACCTGGCACTTTATGCCGCCAAGGATGCGGGGCGCGGAGTATCGCGCTTCTATGCCGCCGATCTGCACGCAGCGGTCGAAGAACGCGCCGAGCTTGAACAGGACCTGCGTGAAGCGATCGCCAAGGGCGAATTCCAGCTGTTCTACCAGCCTGTGGTGTTTGCCGCGAACGAGAAGATCGTCGGCTTCGAGGCGCTGATGCGCTGGCATCATCCCAAGCGCGGATGGATCAGCCCGAGCAAGTTCGTGCCGATTGCCGAAGACACCGGCCTGATCGACCGGATCGGGCAATGGGTGCTGCGCACCGCGTGCGAGGATCTGGCCCGCTGGCCGCGATCGGTGCGCTGCGCGGTCAATGTCTCGGCGTTGCAATTCGCCAACCCCGACCTGCCCAATATCGTCGCCAACGCGCTGGCGCACAGCGGGGTCGCGCCGTCGCGGCTCGAACTGGAAATCACCGAAAGCGTGTTCCTCAACGACAACGCCGGCACCGATGCGATGTTCAAGGCGTTGAAGCGCGTGGGCGTGCGCCTCGCGCTCGACGATTTCGGCACGGGCTATTCCTCATTGGGCTATCTGAAGAAGGCGCCGTTCGACAAGATCAAGATCGACCGCAGCTTCGTGCAGGGCGCGACCGAGGAGGGCAGCCGCAACGGCGCGATCATCGCTTCGATCACCAGCCTCGCCGAAGCATTGCATATGGATACCACCGCCGAAGGGGTGGAGACGCTCGACGAGCTTGAACTGGTGCGCCTGCTGGGGTGCAGCCATGTCCAGGGACATATCTATTTCAAACCGATGAGCGCAGCCGAAGCCGCATTGCTGGTGGCAGGCGATCTGGTGGCGGAGGCCGAAGGGCCGCAGTCGGTGCGCGCAAAGCGCCAGAATCTGCTGCGGCGGGTGGTTGTGGTTCACAACGGCAACCGCCTAAATGCCACGGTGCGCAACGTCTCCGAAAGCGGCGCGATGGTCGAAGGCCTGTGGAACGTGCCCGCGGGCAGCGTCTTGCGCGTCGAATTCGGCGCGGACACATCGATCACGGCGCAGGTGCGCTGGTCGCGCGAAAACCGCGTCGGGATCGAATTCCACCAGCCCCTGCAACGCCGTGCAGATGGCGGGTTTCCGGTTTTCAAGCCGGCGACGCAGGCCGCGCCGATCGGATAA
- a CDS encoding PHA/PHB synthase family protein: MAAKVKLENEAAQSTNALGPLIGVAREDFVSAVALLLRETASDPARLVRHSTAIAQDMVKIMTGKSDLAPDPKDKRFMDPAWAYNPFFRAGAQYYLAVQKGMKNWLEELELDELERNRANFIANIILDGLAPTNSLVGNPTAQKQIINSGGLSLIKGLQNAYNDMVHNKGMVSQVDKRPFTVGKNVACSKGNVIYRDEIMELVQYAPATDTVYAVPQLTIPPQINKMYINDLSPDKSVIKWQVENGIQSFVISWRNPTKEMGHWGMDDYIAACEKALAVVADITGSKKVNVSAGCSGGQTAAVLASKLAATNNPILGALTLMVCVLHPKPTDIEAGSLVSENGMQLARQRAMKAGVIKADDLARGFAWLRPNDLIWNYVINNYLLGQDPPAFDVLFWNADATNLSSSLMGDFLTLFETLAFTKQGEVEMAGHKIDLSKVTADLFILGGVTDHITPWKATYRSTQLFGSKDVTYVLSQSGHMQAILNPPGNPKAKYFVQSKKGKLPATADDWLAGVEEVKGSWWPLWTEWLQKRSGEKTAAPASLGSAAYPAMEAAPGLYVVEEV, from the coding sequence ATGGCAGCCAAGGTAAAGCTCGAAAACGAAGCCGCGCAGTCCACCAATGCGCTGGGCCCGCTGATCGGCGTCGCGCGCGAGGATTTCGTCAGCGCGGTCGCATTGCTGCTGCGCGAAACCGCGTCCGATCCGGCGCGGCTGGTGCGCCACAGCACCGCGATCGCACAGGACATGGTCAAGATCATGACTGGAAAGAGCGATCTCGCCCCCGATCCCAAGGACAAGCGGTTCATGGACCCCGCTTGGGCTTACAACCCGTTCTTCCGGGCTGGCGCGCAATATTACCTCGCCGTGCAGAAGGGCATGAAGAACTGGCTCGAAGAGCTTGAGCTAGACGAGCTTGAACGCAACCGCGCGAACTTCATCGCCAACATCATTCTCGACGGGCTTGCCCCCACCAATTCCCTCGTGGGCAATCCGACCGCGCAAAAGCAGATCATCAATTCGGGCGGGCTCAGCCTCATCAAGGGGCTGCAGAACGCGTATAACGACATGGTCCACAACAAGGGCATGGTCAGCCAGGTCGACAAGCGGCCGTTTACCGTCGGCAAGAACGTCGCCTGTTCGAAAGGCAATGTCATCTATCGCGACGAGATCATGGAGCTGGTGCAATATGCCCCCGCCACCGACACGGTTTACGCGGTCCCGCAGCTGACGATCCCGCCGCAGATCAACAAGATGTACATCAACGACCTGTCGCCCGACAAATCGGTGATCAAGTGGCAGGTCGAGAACGGTATCCAGTCCTTCGTGATCTCATGGCGCAACCCGACCAAGGAGATGGGCCACTGGGGCATGGACGATTACATCGCCGCCTGCGAAAAGGCGCTTGCGGTGGTCGCCGACATTACCGGGTCGAAAAAGGTCAACGTGTCGGCGGGATGCTCGGGCGGACAGACCGCCGCGGTGCTGGCATCGAAGCTTGCCGCCACCAACAATCCCATCCTCGGCGCGCTGACATTGATGGTGTGCGTGCTGCACCCCAAGCCGACCGATATCGAAGCCGGTTCACTGGTCAGCGAAAACGGGATGCAGCTGGCCCGGCAGCGCGCGATGAAAGCCGGGGTGATCAAGGCCGACGATCTGGCGCGCGGCTTTGCCTGGCTGCGGCCCAACGACCTGATCTGGAACTATGTCATCAACAACTACCTGCTGGGGCAAGACCCGCCGGCATTCGACGTGCTGTTCTGGAATGCGGACGCGACCAACCTGTCCTCAAGCCTGATGGGCGATTTCCTGACGCTGTTCGAAACGCTTGCCTTCACCAAGCAGGGCGAGGTCGAGATGGCCGGGCACAAGATCGATCTGTCGAAGGTCACCGCCGACCTGTTCATCCTCGGCGGGGTCACCGATCACATCACCCCGTGGAAGGCGACCTATCGTTCGACGCAATTGTTCGGATCGAAGGATGTGACTTACGTGCTTTCGCAAAGCGGGCACATGCAGGCGATCCTCAACCCGCCGGGCAATCCGAAGGCGAAGTATTTCGTCCAGTCGAAAAAGGGCAAGCTGCCCGCCACCGCCGATGACTGGCTGGCAGGCGTCGAAGAGGTCAAGGGCAGCTGGTGGCCGCTGTGGACCGAATGGCTGCAGAAACGCTCGGGCGAGAAGACCGCAGCCCCCGCCAGTCTCGGGAGCGCAGCCTATCCCGCGATGGAAGCGGCACCGGGACTCTACGTCGTCGAAGAAGTCTGA
- a CDS encoding alpha/beta fold hydrolase has protein sequence MSNPMDGAVVTMEQVGGRTLRIAAWRLDMPSDHLPVLFFNGIGANIEAVAPLAAAMPERGFIMFDMPGTGESPDPVVPYNPFIMSWTASQLLARYGLDRVDVMGVSWGGAMAQHFALQHPRMTRRLTLIATTPGILMVPGNPAAFTKMADPRRYVDPDFMAKHFKTLYGGLTASGGTDHKANHISRLKPPSPRGYVYQLMCMMGWTSLPALPFMKKETLIMMGEDDQIVPLANGKILKAMIPNSRLVTFAGGGHLFLLTHADESVAAIREFLDAPDTAKERARQAKRAAA, from the coding sequence GTGAGCAATCCCATGGACGGCGCGGTCGTGACGATGGAGCAAGTGGGCGGCCGGACGCTACGGATTGCCGCGTGGCGGCTCGATATGCCGTCCGATCATCTGCCCGTCCTGTTCTTCAACGGCATCGGCGCGAATATCGAAGCGGTCGCTCCGCTCGCCGCTGCGATGCCCGAACGCGGCTTCATCATGTTCGACATGCCCGGCACCGGCGAATCGCCCGATCCGGTGGTCCCCTACAACCCCTTCATCATGAGCTGGACGGCCTCGCAGCTGCTCGCACGTTACGGCCTCGACCGGGTCGATGTGATGGGCGTGTCGTGGGGCGGCGCGATGGCGCAGCACTTTGCGCTGCAACATCCGCGCATGACCCGGCGGTTGACGCTGATCGCGACCACGCCGGGCATCCTGATGGTGCCGGGCAATCCGGCCGCCTTCACCAAGATGGCCGATCCGCGCCGCTATGTTGATCCCGACTTCATGGCGAAGCATTTCAAGACGCTCTACGGCGGCCTGACCGCAAGCGGCGGCACCGATCACAAGGCGAACCATATCAGCCGCCTGAAGCCCCCTTCTCCGCGCGGCTATGTCTATCAGCTGATGTGCATGATGGGCTGGACCAGCCTTCCCGCGCTGCCTTTCATGAAAAAGGAAACCCTGATCATGATGGGTGAGGACGACCAGATCGTCCCGCTGGCCAATGGCAAGATCCTGAAGGCGATGATCCCCAATTCGCGGCTGGTAACCTTTGCCGGCGGCGGGCACCTGTTCCTGCTGACCCATGCCGATGAAAGCGTCGCGGCGATCCGCGAATTTCTGGATGCGCCCGATACGGCAAAGGAACGCGCACGGCAGG